The Equus caballus isolate H_3958 breed thoroughbred chromosome 25, TB-T2T, whole genome shotgun sequence nucleotide sequence GTTCTTGAAATAACATTGGGTTCACAAACAAGAGACTTGTGCTGACACACTCAATCTCTGCCTTGGTTTATTATGGATTTTGAATCACAATTTCCCCAGTGCCTCAAGACGGCAAAAAGCTTTGTGAATCAGCAAATTCCTAGCAGCTGCTTTGCGGTTATTATCAGTATTCCTCCAAGGGTGAACTTTCCTGTGACCTACTATCAACAAACAGTTCTTCCCTCAAGGGAACTAAAGGTAACGAAGCAATTATTTCCTGTTTGTCTCTAATTTGGAGCTAGAGGTGGAGAGTTGCCCCCGCCAGGTCCTCTCCATGTTTCATAAAGTTAGAATTCATGCTCATTGCCCAGGAGTTATAAATAAGTGCGTGTCCATATATCTATCTTATTTGGTTTTGAGCTGACAATGCTTCTCCCTGATTGCAATGCTTCTTTGACACCCTTAGAGACTCCACCTGCATCATTGTGTCCTGTgtcttctagagagaaatggGAGAGTCTTCCCAGGCCTTGTAGCTGAAGGTATATGTGCTCATCACTTAAGAGGCAATGTAGAGCAGGAGTAGAATTTATATTCAGTGGCGTGATTGCATATGTTTGCgtgttgatgtgtgtgtgtgtgtgtgtccagtcTGTGGTACTTATTCCTAACATGGCTCTTCCACGTCTCACATCAGGAAATAAGCTGtaagaatagaataaaaacattGCATTATAGTAGAAAAGGCCTTTTGTAAACTGACTTCTAGATAATTCTCCAACCTGGTAACTTTCCCATGCTGACTATGATCCTGAATTTTCTTGGTTCCTCAAACACGATAGCCCTTGTCCTCTGCAAACAACTAGAAACCCTATTTTTATGATCTTCACACAAAAGGCTTTTACTGTTTAGGATTCATTTTAAAGACCCTATTAGGACAGGCTTCCTCACCACCTTAGCCTCTTGTAATTTaacaatatctatcaaaattgtGAATCTATATATCTtccaattccatttctaggaatttgtcctaCATATATATGTGTTAGGTTGAAAAATGGcatattaaaatgttattaatgAAATACtgctagaaatagaaaaatattagaaacaacctaGATATCCATCAGAGAGCTAGTCGGCACTTTCATTGTGAGAAACTGATTCTTACTAACATGGTATTGACTAGCAACACTGATTGTGTAATTCAGGTAAGAATATTAAATTAACAAGATTTTTAATGTAGTGGACTAAATAAGGTAGGAGTTGTAGAGATAATTTCAGTTAAATTTGGAGACTTGCTACATAATGTAAACTTTAGTTAACCTCCAAGATGAATGGTGAGTTCTGTAATGAGACATGTTCTAAGCTCTCAAAGAGAAAAACCTTTAGATTGAACATCTTTATATAGTATGTGGATTCTATTTTGTAGTAGATAGACCATCATGTTCTCTTTCCCTGTCATTTTGTGAGTGTTCTCATGGCCAAGTCTAAGACTAACTGacctgaagaagaaagagagagaaatgataggAAGAGCAAAGAATTAGAAGCGTTGGAATATGACAAGAAAAATATCAGTTATGAATCACTGGCATAAAACGTAGGTTAGGAACtgtgaaaaaggagacattatttGGTGACATCTGAACAGACACAAACAGCTTATTCTTTTGCAGATCCAGGATATGAGTGGAAAAGCCAAAGTATTTCCTGGTGTTCTAAGAACTTGAATAAGAGTGATCTAGTtagaatttagagaaaaagatgggaatttggaagataaacatattttttctctaCATTCCATGAAAATTCCTTTACAGAGAGCGCTGGTAGACTGAAAACATTTAGGATTGGGAAGGAATTTTCTTAAAGGAAGGACCGATAGCCAAACTACAAGGTATGTCACTAGATCTTTTATGTTACTTACATAGATTCTTGTCCCTAATGCTCTTGCCTTGACCAGCTACATATGATGTTCCCACCAAGTCTCGAAATTCTGATTTCTGGGAAATCAGAGAAGCCCACTGGATTATCCTATCTTGATCCAATCCACGGAAATAAAGCATTAACCAAAACATTTGTCAGAGGCATGGGAAAAGTTAAGAAAGGCCAACAGACCAATTGGAGAACTTCTACTAGAGTTTCTAACAAGTGATTACTGACTTAACCTTGCACCATAATTTCCTAACCTCAGATTTCTGTCATGAACTCCTGGCCTCCTCATTGCAACCTGTTCTGATCTCATCATCATTCTGATGTTTCATGGTTTCGCCAAAAGAGATTATTTTGGTTCCTAGATTGATGCATAATAACCTGATGACAGATCATAACTAGCCCATTAGTGGAGTAAAAGCATAAGCTATTCAGGTTAAAATTCCTGTACTGACTAGTACAAAACTATGTTTCCATTATGTGATGGTCATAATGACTTCTCATTCTTGcacatttccatctctttttttatCTCCAGCAAAAGAGAAGAACATGAGAAGGGATAATCAGAGCAGTGTGTCTCAGTTCCTCCTCCTGGGACTCCCCATCTGGACAGAGAAGCAAGGCATATACTATACCCTTTTCCTGGTCATGTACCTGACCACAGTGCTGTGGAATCTGCTCATCATCCTGCTCATCAGGTTGGACTCTCGCCTCCACatccccatgtacttcttcctcagccacttggccctcaCTGATGTCTCTTTCTCATCAGTCACAGCTCCAAAGATGCTCATGAATATGCAGACAAACAGGCAATCCATCTCATATTCTGGGTGCATTTCCCAGGTGTATTTCTTCTTGCTGTTTGGAGGTCTTGACAGCTTCCTTCTCACATcaatggcctatgacagatatgtgGCCATCTGTCAACCCCTCCACTACACCACAATCATGAGTCAGAACCTGTGTTTCCTGCTAGTAACTGTGTCCTGGATCCTATCCTGCACTAATGCCCTTTTGCACACCCTCCTCCTGGTCCGTCTTTCTTTCTATGGAGACAACAGTCTCCCCCACTTCTTTTGTGACCTCTCCACTTTACTTAAGCTGTCCAGCTCAGATACCACAGTCAATGAGCTAGTTATAGTCACTGTAGGAGTGGTTGTCATTACCTTGCCATTCATATGCATCCTGGTCTCTTATGTTAGGATTGGGGCCACAGTCCTTAAAGTCCCCTCCACCAAGGGAATGTACAAAGCCTTCTCCACATGTGGCTCTCACCTCTCCGTGGTGTCGCTGTACTATGGAGCAATTATTGGACTGTACTTTTTTCCCTCATCCAGTAACTCCAATGAGAAGGATGTCATTGTGTCTCTCTTGTACGCTCTGGTCACTCCCATGCTAAATCCCTTTATCTACAGTCTGAGGAATCGGGATATGAAAGGAGCTCTGGGGAATATACTCAGCAGAGAAAAATTTTCACCatgatgagcatttttttttcctattaagtgCATATGAGATCTGCTCCATCCTGCATGTGTAACATGAGCATCCGCTCCTCTCTGAATAGCTGCTTTTTAGTGAATCTTGATGTGGCATTTTTCCTTCAGTCTCTGTTTTGGCTCGGActtagttttctcctctgtttagtttttgttcattttagagAGTCATGGGAAaggtttattaaaaatataagtacaCAACTAccctttcttaaattttttttccttttcatatggTATTCCTTGCCCtacaagtatttaaaatttttatgcaatctcagctttcagtcttttattttctttttcagtttacaACTTTTACATAGCAAAAAGTTTTTCTCTTCTCAAGATGAGAAGACTATTCCTCCTGGAagattcttgattttatttttgtgtttattttgtaatACATTTGAATTTATTCTTATGAATGATATTAATTAGaaattgagttttatttttctttctaatttcttatcAATTGCCCAAATTTTGGCTGCAGTTATGTTTATAGCATTATGGTAATGCTGTatgtcattttttcccccttaaattgAGTGGACCTGGCCACATATTGAAATGAGATGGCTTTCTGTAAAAGGCCTGGAAAATTGTACAGACAGGACTGGTACTGGCTCCATGTGGTGAACTCAAACTTGACTGTAGCCCTCTGTATCCTAGGTTGGCCAATTGGGTGTGAAGCATTGTAGTGAGAGTGGAGAGTTTAAAGTAGCTTTCCAAGTGATGATGTGAGTATGGGTGATCAGTCCAATCTGATAAGAGAGATTCAGTGTTTCAGGATATGGGACTAAGAATGTCTAGTGAGAATATTGGGAAACCTAGGAAACCTGAATTGAACTCAGGCAGGACTTAGTGTAGTTTAATCCAAATGTATCTGAATTCCAAAAACAAGTGCTTCCCTGCCCCACATTCATGAATATAGTGTCCTACATTTCCGAATGAAATGGTAAAGTTTTGTCTTCACTCCTTGAGAAACTAGCTCTGCTGATAGCAAACATAGCTAACTTCATTGCTATAAGCTGATACCTGTGACAAATTTTCTGTaaccattatttcatttaaccttagtAATTGGTATAAAGGAGGGAATTCATATTAAGAGAGGCCACTAAGTTGCCCAGTGCCACTAAACTAGCAATATTTAGTGGAGGTGGGACTCAGACTACTCTACGTGTTAAATCAAATCTTGAGTCCTTTAAATAACTTGAATATGTTTCAAACTTGAGCAATATTTTTACCCAGTTTacttggaaattttatttaaacttttaaaaaatattataaatattatataaataaaagagtGTAACAACATTCATAcagtataaatatatgtgtgtatttatatacatatttatagtatgttgtttgtgtatatataggttcatatgtgtttatatttatgaCATCTAATCACACATTAAagaataatattaaaagaaatactcACTTAGCCATCTTTAGGCTTTTACTAGTAGAAAACTAACAATATCGTTAATCTTCTGTGTCTCCTCCTCGATTGTATCTTCTGCTCCTCTTGAAAATACCCAGTATCTTTAATAGTTtcaatattctcttatttttctttaaagttttaacCATTCTATGTTGATTCTTCAATTTTTCCTGCTCTAGAactgcatataaatggaataatgctTGATTTTTATAGGCTTTGCTTTTACTGTCTAATATTATCCTTGTGAACTTCATCCATAttgtataatattccactgtgaAGCTGTAACACATTTGTCtggtctattttcttttttaaattaaaaaataattagttaattaatttatttatttttcagatgtacgtcataatatatttcgaattctgtgtagattacatcatgttcaccacccaaaaactaattatagaccatctcctcacatgtgagcctaatcaccccttttgccctcccccttcccctatggtaacaaccaatccaatctccaatgctatgtgtttgtttgtcgttgtttttatcttctatttatgagtgagaccatacggtatttgactttctcccactgacttatttcactcagcgtaataccttcaagctccatccatattgtcacaaatggccagatttcatcatttcttatggcttagtagtattccatcatgtataaataccacatcttctttatccattggtcccttgatgggcacctaagttgcttccaagtcttggctattgtatataatgctgcaatgaacataggggtgcaagtatctttatgcctttgtgttttcaagttctctggggatagctggatcatatggtagatctattctgaattttcttaggatactccatactgctttccgtagtggctgcaccagtttgcactctcaacagcagtgaacaagggtttccttctctccacatcctatccaacatttgttgtttcctgtcttgttaattatagccattctgtgTC carries:
- the OR1J45B gene encoding olfactory receptor 1J21, which translates into the protein MRRDNQSSVSQFLLLGLPIWTEKQGIYYTLFLVMYLTTVLWNLLIILLIRLDSRLHIPMYFFLSHLALTDVSFSSVTAPKMLMNMQTNRQSISYSGCISQVYFFLLFGGLDSFLLTSMAYDRYVAICQPLHYTTIMSQNLCFLLVTVSWILSCTNALLHTLLLVRLSFYGDNSLPHFFCDLSTLLKLSSSDTTVNELVIVTVGVVVITLPFICILVSYVRIGATVLKVPSTKGMYKAFSTCGSHLSVVSLYYGAIIGLYFFPSSSNSNEKDVIVSLLYALVTPMLNPFIYSLRNRDMKGALGNILSREKFSP